The following nucleotide sequence is from Streptomyces pactum.
CCCCCGGGTCACGGGCGCCGCCGACGTCCCGCGGCGGGTGGCCGCCGGGCTGCTGGACACCTGCTTCGACGTCGGCCGGCTGGCCGAGGCGATCAGCGTGCGCCGGTTCGATCTGCTCCTCAAGCGCTTCCGGTACGTCGATCCCGAGTCGTTCATCCCCCGCCGGGCCGGCTCCTCCACGACCCAGGTGGCGTCCGATGCCGACCGCTGACGGCGGCGCCCTCCGGTGCACCATCGCCATCCTCTGCTACGAGCAGGCCGACATCATCGGGGAGACGGTGCGGTCGGCGCTCGCCCAGACCCGCCCCGCCGACGAGATCCTGGTGGTGGACGACGGCTCCACCGACGGAAGCGTCGCGGTGCTCTCCGGGTTCGACGGCATCACGGTGATCCGGCACGAGGCCAACCGCGGCCGCACCGCCACCCGGAACACCCTGCTGGAGGCCGCCACCGGAGACGTGATCGTCTATCTGGACGGGGACACGGTGGCCCGGCCGGACCTGCTCGCCACTCTCCTTCCGGAGTTTGCCGATCCGGCGGTGGGCGCCGTGGGCGGCCAGGGCGTGGAAACACGCTGCAAGTCGGTTTACGACCGCTGGCGGGTCACCTACGCGACCCAGAGCTGGGGGCCCCGCCGGCGTGAGGTCCCCTGGCTGTACGGACTCGCCTGCAGCTTCCGCCGGTCGGTACTGGTCGAGGTGGGCGGCTTCTACGGGTACGCCGAGGACCTCCAGGTCGGCTATGCCATCCGGGCCCGCGGACACCGCCTGACCTACGTGCCCGGCGCGGTGGTCGAGCACCGCCGGCAGGACGACCGGGCGTCGTTCGAGCACATGTTGTTCCGCTGGTGGCGGGGGAGCTTCGTGGTGGAGAAACGATGGGGCCGGCCCGCTCTGGCACAGCTGGGTGGCGGCATCGTGACCGAACACGCGAAGCACTGCGCGAACCATCTGCTGCGGCGCGACTGGCCGATGCTCAAAACGGATGTCCTGGCTGCCCGGGCGAAGGTCAGAGGAATGCGTGAAGGCCACCGGTTGTGGCGCGCGGAGAAATCATCGAAGAAGTCTCCCCAGGTGATGAAGAAGGGCTGAGTACGGCCCGGGAAGAGCTGGTTCGAAGCCTTGGATCGGAGCATCGAATTGGGCTCGGAACGCTATCGGATAGAAATACACCCGCTGACCGGATACCTGCGCGACCGGAACCCCGGATGGCACACGCTGCACCGCGCGGACCCCGATGCCACGCCGTTCCACCACCCGGACTGGATCGCGGCCTGGTGGACCGTCTTCGCGCCCTCCTTCGAGGACGCCGTGGTCCTGTCCGCCCACTCCGGGCACGACCCGGTGGCCGTCCTCCCGCTGGCGCTGTCGCGGGGCGCCGACGGGGAGCTGACCGCGTGCTGCGCGGGCAACCGGCTCACCGACTACTGCGGCTGGGTGGCCGACCCGCGGGCGGACCACGCCGGCCTCCTCCGCGAGATGCTGACCGCGCTGGCCGGCTCGGGGGTCTCGGCGGCACACCTGTGGGACGTCCCCGCGCACAGCGCCATGGGTCGGGCGCTGCACGCCGCCGGGCCGGACGCGCGGGTGACCGCGGAGGGCGGGGACGTTTGCCCAGTCGTCACCTTCCCCCGCCGCTGGGAGGACTACTGGGCGGCGCGCGGACGCAATCTGCGTGGACTGGTCCGGAAGGCCAGGAGGCTGGAGAGCGCGGCTGGCCCCGCCGCCACCGTGCTGACCTCCGACCCCGGGCCCGGCCGGCTCAAGTCGTTCATCGACCTGCACCTGGCCTGGTGGCGATCGCGGGGGCGGGACAGCCTGCTGGAGTACCCGACCGCCCAGGACCTCCTGACGGCGCTCGCGGAACGGTTCCGCGGGACCGGGAACCTGTTGCTGTCCGAGCAGCGGTGCGCCGGAGACGTGACCGCCATGTTCCTGCTGGCCGAGGACGGAAAGGCCCGTTACTACTACCAGTCGGCGCTGAATCCCGAATTCGCTCACCTCCACCCGGGCATTGTGCATATGCATGACGTGGCCCGCCTGACTTATGATTCCGGATTCTCACGCTTTGATCTCCTGCGCGGCGAAGAGCGCTATAAGGTGCAGTTCGCCAATCAGATGTCGCGCAACATGAACGTCGTCATTTCACTTTCGTAGCAACGCAATGGAGGACCCGTGATAATTCTCGGAGTAAATGCGGGCTATCATGACAGCTCGGCCGCGCTCGTCGTGGACGGCCGGCTCACCAGGGTCGTCGAGACGGAGCGGGTGACCCGCCGGAAGCGGGCGCACCACGTCTCCCCGGCCCCCGCCATCCAGGCGTGTCTGGCGGCCGAGGGGCTCACCCTGGCCTCGGTCGATGCGATCGCGGTGGGCTGGAGCTTCCCGGCGTTCCCGGAGTACCCGGGGGAGGGCTACACCGCCGAGGAGCGCGCCGCCTTCTACGAGTGGATGCTCGACCCGGAGGGCGTCGCCGAGCACGTCTACGGCAGCAAGCGGCGCCGCCGGCCCCTGGCCCCGCTGCCCGAGGACCTGCCGCCGCTGGTGTTCATCCCGCACCACGACGCCCACGCGTACTCGGCGTTGCTGGTCAGCGGCTTGGACCGGGCCTCGGTCATCGTCGCGGACGGCCGCGGTGAGCTGAACGCCACCTCCATCGGCATCGCGGACGGGTCCCGGCTCGACTGGCTGAAGACCTGGCCCCTCCACCAGAGCCTGGGCGAGTTCTACGGCATCGCCGCCGAGTGGAGCGGCATGGACTTCTGGGACGCCGGCAAGCTCATGGGCCTGGCCGCCTACGGGACCCCCACCCAGAAGCTGCCGGTCGAGACGGGCAAGGACGGCTACGCCTTCACCCTGGGCGACATGTCCGACGTCGGGCCGAACAAGCAGCACCGGGCGCTGCGGGAACGGCTGGAGACGTACTTTGCCGAGCAGACCTACCCGTACCGGCGCGGGGACGGCCGCGAGATCATGGCGTACGCCAACTTCGCCGCCTCGGTGCAGGACATGCTGGAGCACAGCATGGACGCCATGTTCCGGGTCCTGGAGCAGGCCGGCGGCAGCGACCGGCTGGTGGTCAGCGGCGGCGTCGCCATGAACTGCACCATGATCGGGCAGCTCACCCGCACCCCCGGCATCACCGACGTCTACGTCCCGTCCTTCCCCTACGACGCGGGCGTGAGCGTGGGCGCCGCGCTCGCCCTGTCCGACCGCAAGGGGGTGGCCCTCTCCACGGAACGCCTGCGGTCGGCGTACCTGGGCCTGGACTACGGGGCGCAGGACATCGAGTCCGCGCTGGCCGGCAGCGGTCTGATCTGGGAGCGGCTCGCCGAGAACGACCTGCTGGACCGGGCCGCCGCGATCCTCGACGGCAACGGCCTGCTCGGCTGGTTCCAGGGGCGGGCCGAGGTCGGCCAGCGCGCGCTGGGCCACCGGTCCATCGTGGGCAATCCGCGGGACCGGGGGAACCTGGTGCGCATCAACGAGCTCAAGGGCCGTGAGATGTGGCGACCGCTGGCGCCCAGCGTCCTGGCCGAGCACCTCGGCGACCTGTTCGAGGTCGGGGAGGCGCGCAGCCCCTACGACTTCATGCTCGCCGCGGCGCGGGTACGGCCGGAGGCGGCGTCCCGCATCCCGGCCACGGTACACGTCGATGGCTCCGCCCGGCCGCAGGCCGTGCGACGCGAGACCAACCCCCGCTTCTGGGGCCTGATCGACCGGTTCCGGGACCTGACCGGCATCCCCTGCGTGCTGAACACGTCGTTCAACCTCGCCGGTGAGCCGATCGTGAACTCCCCCCAGGACGCGGTCGCCACCTTCCAGAAGTCGGACCTGACCGCCCTGGTGATCGGTGACTACCTGGTCACGAAGCGGAGCTGACCGAACCCCGGTGGACGACAGGAGGCCCCACGTGGGGATGGGACGAACCGGAACGGCCCCGGACGGGCCGGCGGGCGTCACCGGGACGCCGGCCGACCTGGTGGAGCGCCTGGACACCGCGTCGGCGTGCTTTCCGCTGCACGCGGCGCTGAGCCTGGAGGCGGGCGACCGCCTGACGTTCGCCGCGTGGCGGGAGCGGGCGTGCGCCACGGCGGAGGCCGGCCCCGGGCGTCCGGGGAGCGGCCCGGACAGCGACACGTCCGGCCCGTCCGCGGGCCTCCCGCGCACCGCCGAGGAACTGCCACAGGCGCTGATCGGGTTCCTGGCCCGGTGCCGGCTGGAGTGCTCCGCGCCCCGGCTGCCGGCCGTACGCGGCCGGCACGAGGCGTCCCGCGGCGGCCGGGAGAGGCATCTGGCCGCCGCGCCGCTGGCCGTCCGGTCCGTCCGGCGGCTCGCCCTGCTGCTGCTGCCGCCGGCCGGGTCGGCCGGCCTCCATCTGACGGGGCGGTTCGAGGCCGAGGACTTCTTGATGACCGCGGAGCGGGAGGAGGCCACCACGGTCCACCTGACGTCGTCGATGGCCGCCCGGACGGCCGAGGCGCACTGGCGCGACTACGACCTCACCCGGGTCCGCGAGGTGATCGTGCACACCGGCACCGGGGCCGGCCCGGGCGGCACCGGGACCAACAGGGCCCTGCGGGTCCTGGGCACCGCCTTCCCCAACGCGCGAGTCGTGACGGGCACGGCCGGCGGCCCGTTCACCGCGACGCCATGACGAGCACCGGCGGCCCCCGCCCACCGGCGGCCGGCCGCGGTGCCGAAGAAAAGGAGGGACCGACGTTGGTCCAGGAGACGCCCGCCGGGCAGACGGTGGGACTGGCCTTCATAGGCTGCGGGTACGTGGCGGACTTCTACGCCGCCACGCTCCCCAACCACGAGCAGCTCCACCTGGTCGGCGTGTGGGACCGGGACACGGCCCGCAGCACGGCGTTCGCCAAGGAGTGGGACTGCCGCGTCTTCGGCTCGTACGACGACGTACTGGCCGACCCGCGCGTCGATATCGTTGTCAACCTGACCAATCCGGCGAGCCACTTCGAGGTCTCCAGGGCCGCGCTGGAAGCCGGCAAGCACGTCTACTCGGAGAAGCCCTTCGCGCTGGACATGGCGGACGCCGAGGCCTTGGTGGAGCTCGCCGAGGACCGCGGCCTGCTCCTCTCCTCGGCGCCCTGCACCCTGCTGGGGGAGACCGCCCAGACCCTGTGGTCGGCCCTGCGGAAGGGTGTGATCGGGCAGCCCCGCCTGGTCTACGCCGAACTCGACGACGGCATGGTGCACCGCATGCCGCACCGCGAGTGGTACAGCGCCTCCGGTGCTCCCTGGCCGGCCGCCGACGAGTTCGCCGTGGGCTGCACCCTGGAGCACTCCGGCTACGTCCTCACCTGGCTCACCGCCTTCTTCGGGCCGGTGCGGCGCGTGGTGACCTATGCCGCCGAACTGCTGCCGGACAAGGGTGTGGGCGAAACCTTCCACACCCCCGACTTCTCCTGCGGGGTGCTGGAGTTCCACTCCGGCGTGGTGGCCCGGGTGACCAACAGCATTGTGGGGCCGCGGGACCACTCCGTGCGCATCATCGGCGACGAGGGCGTGCTGAGCATCGCGGACACCTTCCGGTTCGGCGAACCGGTGCTGCTGAGCAAGGCGCACCCGCCGGCCATGGAGTCCGGACGCATCGGATACCTCGGGGAGTTCACCGAGTACCCCCTGGTCCGCCCCGCCGACTTCCCGCACCGCTACACCGACACCCACGACATCGAGTTCTGCCGCGGCATCGCGGACATGGCGGAGCAACTGCGTGGCCGGGGCCCCGGCCATCTCAACGCCCGGCACGCCCTGCACGTCCTGGAACTGACGCTGCGGCTCTCCGGGGGCGATGGCGCCGCCGGCGTGCACGACATCCGTACGACCTTCCCGGCGCCCGCCCCCATGCCGTGGAGCAACCCTGGAGGTGCCGGGGATGAGTGAGAATCCGCGCGTCTCGGTCGTCATCGCGACCCGCAACGGCGCCACCACGATCGCCCGGACCCTGCGCTCCCTCATGCGGCAGAGCATGGAGGCGTGGGAGGCCATCGTGGTGGACGGTGAGTCGGAGGACGACACCGCCGCCATCGCCCAGGGCATGGGCGACGACCGGATCCGCGTCCACACCGTGCCGCACCGCAGCGTCGGCGTGTCCCGGAACTTCGGCGTCTCCCAGGCCCGGGCGGACGTCGTCGCCGTCCTGGACTCCGACGACGTGTGGCCGGAGTGGACCCTCGCGCTCCAGCTCCGGGCCCTGGCCGAGCGGCCGGACGCGGACGCGGTCTTCGGTGACTGCCGGCTGGTGTCGGAGGACGGCACCATCGGTTACGAGATGAGCGCCGTGGTCCGCCACCCGGCCGTGGTGACGATGAAGGACATCCTCACCACCCGCCCGGTGTGCGGCTCCACGCTCGCCTTCCGCACCGGGCCGTTCCGGGCCGTCTCGGGATACGACCCGGAACTGGGCAGCATCGAGGACTACGACCTGTACTACCGGCTGGTCCTCAACGGCGCCCGGCTGGTGCACATCCCCCGGATCCTGGCCACCGTGACGGTGAGCCGCGGCGGGATGTCCAACGACATCGCCAACTACCGGCACTGGATGGAGATCGTGCTGCGCCGGGTGCTGGCCGACGCCCGGCTGGACGGGCCGACCAGGGAGATCGTCGAGCAGCAGATCGATGGCCTGCAGCGCGCCAGCATTCCGGTTCACGAGCGGGCCATGCGCGGGCTGGCCGCCTCCTGAGCCACCTGACGCGGGACTGCGGCAGGCGCCTGAACGCCGAGTAAGGGGAAGTCAGTGAAAACAGTCGTGTTCGCCGGTGGGACGGGTACGAAGTCGATCGCCCACCAGTTGCTCCGCGCCGGCGGACAGGCGGCGTTCGTGGTCAACGCCTTCGACGACGGGCGCAGCACCGGCGCGGTCCGGCGTGCCCTGGGCACCCTGGGCCCGTCCGACATGGGCAAGGTGGTCGCCACGCTCGCCACCGGGACACTTCCCGGGGTGGCGCGCTGGCTCTCGCTCCGCGTACCGGACGAGGTGTCCCGGAGCGCCCTGGCGCAGTGGGCGCTGAGCAGCCTCGGCAGCGGCGCGGCGCCGTCCCTGGTGGGCAAGCAGCTGGCCGAGTACGTCGATGCCTTCGCCGGGCTCGGCCCGGTCGCCGACGGCAGCCTGCCGCTGTCCGACATGGCGCTGCGCAATGTCGTGATGGCGGGCGCCCGCGCCTACCACGGCGAGGGCTTCCAGCGTGCCCTGGACGAGCTGTACGAGCTGCTCGGCCTGCCCGCGCGGGTGATCACGGTGACGGAGGAACCGCTCCACCTGACCAGCATCCTCACCGACGGCCGGGTGCTGTTCCACGAGTGGCAGGTCTGCGAGCGCGCCGACCGGGCGCCGGTGGACCGGGTCTGCTTCCTCACCGCCGAGGACCGCGCGGAGCTGATGGACGCCGGCGGCCCCGGGCTGGTCGGAGAGGTGGAGGCCCGGTCCCGCCGGCCCCGGACCACACCGGCGGCCGAGAAGGCGATCGCCGCGGCCGACGCCGTGGTCTGGGCGCCGGGAACGCTCTTCTCCAGCCTGGTGCCGACAGCGGCCATCGCCGGGCCGATGCTGCGTACCGCCGGAGCCCGGCGGCGCGTCATGATCGCCAACCTCCGCCAGGAGCAGGAGGCGATCACCGTGGCCGGCAGCGCGCTGGCCCTGGCGCGGGCGCAGCGGCCGGACACCGAGCCGGGTGAGCCGTCCCCGTACGACGCCGTGGACGCCGTGCTGTGCGACGTCCGGCAGCAGGGGGCGGGCGGGTACGCGTGGGGCGACGTCATCCCGGCCGGCCAGGTCCCGGACGACGCGCGTTGCCGGTTCCGGTTCGCCCCGCTGGAGGCACGCCCCGGCATCCACGACGGTGACGCGCTCGCCCGGGAGATGGCCGATGTCCTGGCAGGGTGAGCCGCCGCCGGCGACTCCGCGGGCCGGGACCGCGGCGGCCGGACCCGGACGGTCCGGCGGCCCCCGCCCGGCGAACGGCGCCGGCCGAACGGAGCGCCCGGGGCGAGGTGTTGGCCGGGGGGACGGTCCGGGGCGGGGGGACGGTCCGCGCCCCTCGGTGCTGCTCGACTTCGACGGACCGGTGTGCACCCTGCTGCCCCAGGACCGGCTGCCGGTGCTGGCCGGACGGTTCACCGACGTCATCCGGGCCCGGGGCATCCCGGTCCCGGACACCCCGCCGCTCCGCGCCGACCCGCTGGAATCGCTGCGGTTCGCCGCCGGGACCGGTGATGCGGACCTCACCCGGGCACTGGAGGACATGATGTGCGCGGTGGAGGCCGAGGCGGCCGGGGAGGCCCCGGCCACCGACGGTGCGGCGACCGCCCTTCGCGACCTGCACGCGGCGGGCCTGGCCGTGGTGATCGTCAGCAACAACGCGGCCGAGGCGATCCGCATCCACCTGGAGCGGGTCGGCCTGGCGCACTGCGTCGCAGCGGTGGTCGGTCGGCCCTACGCCCGTCCCTGGCTGATGAAGCCCAGCCCTGCCCCGGTCCGCAGGGCCCTCTCGCTGCTGAGCGCCGACCCGTCCGGCTGTGTGCTCATCGGCGACTCGGTCAACGACGTCCAGTCCGCGACGGCGGCGGGCGTCCGGTGTGTGGGCTACGCGCCCGACGGCGGCGGCCGGCTGCTGGCGGCTGGAGCAGATGACGTGATCTCCCACATGGGAGACGCCTTTCACGCGGTGGTCACGGGTCCGCGCAGAGGAAATGGGAGTAACCAGACATGGCAAGAACTGTAGTAACCGGTGGCGCGGGCTTCGTGGGGTCACACCTGTGCGACCGGCTCATGGCCGACGGGCATCACGTGGTGTGCGTGGACAACTTCATCACCGGCTCGGTGGACAACGTCGCTCACCTCGCCGGCTCCGGGAGGTTCGAACTCGTCGAGGCGGACGTCTCCCAGGGACTGGCGGTGGACGGCCCGGTGGACGCCGTCCTCCACTTCGCCTCCCCGGCCTCGCCCGTCGACTACCAGAAGTTCCCCGTGGAGACGCTGAAGGTCGGTTCCTTCGGCACCTTCAACGCGCTGGAGCTGGCCAAGGACAAGGGCGCCCGCTTCCTGCTCGCCTCGACCTCCGAGGTCTACGGCACGGCCCTGGTCCACCCGCAGCCGGAGAGCTACTGGGGGAATGTGAACCCGGTCGGCCCCCGGTCGTGCTACGACGAGGCGAAACGATTCGGGGAGGCGGCGACCGCCACCTACCGCGAGCGGTTCGGTGTGGACACCGGCATCGTCCGGATCTTCAACACCTTCGGGCCGCGGATGCGGACCGACGACGGCCGGGCGATCCCCAACTTCATCGGCCAGGCGCTGCGCGGCGAGGACATCACGGTGAGCGGCGACGGCACCCAGACCCGGTCCATCTGCTACGTGGACGACCTCGTGGAGGGCATCGTCCGGCTGCTGGACAGCGGCCTCCCCGGCCCCGTCAACATCGGCAATCCGTACGAGATATCCATGCTCGACCTGGCCCGCTGGATACAGAAGCTGACCGGCACGGACGCCGAACTGGTGCACGTTCCCCGGCCCCAGGACGACCCGGAGGTCCGCCGGCCCGACATCTCCTACGCCGAGCGGGAGCTGGGCTGGACACCCCGGGCGCCGGTCGAGCAGGCGCTCGACGACACCATCACCTGGTACCGGGACCGGCTGACGGCCGCGACGCCGTCCGGCGAGGGCGGCGTACCCGACGGATCGCACCGGTGAGCGCGGGCACGGCGGCCGTCGCGGGGCCGCCCCCGGGCGACCGGCTGCGCATCGCCCAGGTGTCCACCCCGCACGAGAGCACTCCGCCGATCGCCTACGGCAGCATCAACCGCATCGTGGCCGATCTGACGGACGAACTCGTCTCCCGCGGCCACGAGGTGCACCTGTACGCGACGGGCGACTCCACCACGCGCGGCGTGCTGCACGCGCCGTACCCCCACCCCGACCCGGACTTCGTCAACGTGGGCCAGGACTGGATGCACGCGCTCGGCAGCATGCGCGACATCACCGGCTTCGACGTGGTCCACAACCACAACCTCTTCACCGGGCAGGCCCTGAGCTTCCTCGCCGGCTGCCGCGTCGCGCTGACCACCGCCCACTTCTTCACCTACCGCGACCACGACCTGATGAGCCGGACCGGCCCGGCCAACTACGTCGTGCAGTCGCGGTCCCAGCAGCACCGGATGCGGCACCTGAACGTGGTGGGCACGGCGCAGCCGGGCATCCGCGTGGAGGAGTACCCGCTGGGCCGCGGCGACGACGGCTACCTCCTGGTCCTCGGGCAGATCGGGGACCACAAGGGCGTCCGCGAGGCGATCGGGGTGGCCCGCCGCGCCCGGCTGCCGCTGATCATCGCCGGCCCGGTGCCGCCGTGGCACCAGGAGTACTTCGAGCGGCAGGTCAGGCCCTGGCTCGGACCCGACGTCCAGTACGTCGGCGAGGTGGGTGGCGACGTCCGCCTGGAACTGCTGCGGCGGGCCCGCGGCGTCCTGATGCTCTCCAAGGGCCCGGAGACGTTCGGGCTGGTGTGCGTCGAGGCCATGGCCTGCGGCACCCCGGTCGTCGTCACCGGCCGCGGCGCCCTGCCGGAGGTCGTGCGCCACGGCGTCACCGGTTTCGTGGCCGACACCGAGGAGGAGCAGTGCGCCGCGGTCCACCGGCTCCAGGAGATCGCACCGGACACCTGCCGGGCCCATGTGGAGGAGAACTACACCGTCGGTCACATGACGGACCGGTACGAAACGATCTACCGGGCCCTGCTCCCGACGGCATGGGAGGCCTCCGCCCCGGACATCGGTCCCGCACCCCGACCCG
It contains:
- a CDS encoding 2-phospho-L-lactate transferase CofD family protein; translation: MKTVVFAGGTGTKSIAHQLLRAGGQAAFVVNAFDDGRSTGAVRRALGTLGPSDMGKVVATLATGTLPGVARWLSLRVPDEVSRSALAQWALSSLGSGAAPSLVGKQLAEYVDAFAGLGPVADGSLPLSDMALRNVVMAGARAYHGEGFQRALDELYELLGLPARVITVTEEPLHLTSILTDGRVLFHEWQVCERADRAPVDRVCFLTAEDRAELMDAGGPGLVGEVEARSRRPRTTPAAEKAIAAADAVVWAPGTLFSSLVPTAAIAGPMLRTAGARRRVMIANLRQEQEAITVAGSALALARAQRPDTEPGEPSPYDAVDAVLCDVRQQGAGGYAWGDVIPAGQVPDDARCRFRFAPLEARPGIHDGDALAREMADVLAG
- a CDS encoding glycosyltransferase, with protein sequence MPTADGGALRCTIAILCYEQADIIGETVRSALAQTRPADEILVVDDGSTDGSVAVLSGFDGITVIRHEANRGRTATRNTLLEAATGDVIVYLDGDTVARPDLLATLLPEFADPAVGAVGGQGVETRCKSVYDRWRVTYATQSWGPRRREVPWLYGLACSFRRSVLVEVGGFYGYAEDLQVGYAIRARGHRLTYVPGAVVEHRRQDDRASFEHMLFRWWRGSFVVEKRWGRPALAQLGGGIVTEHAKHCANHLLRRDWPMLKTDVLAARAKVRGMREGHRLWRAEKSSKKSPQVMKKG
- a CDS encoding glycosyltransferase family 4 protein, with product MSAGTAAVAGPPPGDRLRIAQVSTPHESTPPIAYGSINRIVADLTDELVSRGHEVHLYATGDSTTRGVLHAPYPHPDPDFVNVGQDWMHALGSMRDITGFDVVHNHNLFTGQALSFLAGCRVALTTAHFFTYRDHDLMSRTGPANYVVQSRSQQHRMRHLNVVGTAQPGIRVEEYPLGRGDDGYLLVLGQIGDHKGVREAIGVARRARLPLIIAGPVPPWHQEYFERQVRPWLGPDVQYVGEVGGDVRLELLRRARGVLMLSKGPETFGLVCVEAMACGTPVVVTGRGALPEVVRHGVTGFVADTEEEQCAAVHRLQEIAPDTCRAHVEENYTVGHMTDRYETIYRALLPTAWEASAPDIGPAPRPEGAPTP
- a CDS encoding glycosyltransferase family 2 protein, whose protein sequence is MSENPRVSVVIATRNGATTIARTLRSLMRQSMEAWEAIVVDGESEDDTAAIAQGMGDDRIRVHTVPHRSVGVSRNFGVSQARADVVAVLDSDDVWPEWTLALQLRALAERPDADAVFGDCRLVSEDGTIGYEMSAVVRHPAVVTMKDILTTRPVCGSTLAFRTGPFRAVSGYDPELGSIEDYDLYYRLVLNGARLVHIPRILATVTVSRGGMSNDIANYRHWMEIVLRRVLADARLDGPTREIVEQQIDGLQRASIPVHERAMRGLAAS
- a CDS encoding Gfo/Idh/MocA family protein, which translates into the protein MVQETPAGQTVGLAFIGCGYVADFYAATLPNHEQLHLVGVWDRDTARSTAFAKEWDCRVFGSYDDVLADPRVDIVVNLTNPASHFEVSRAALEAGKHVYSEKPFALDMADAEALVELAEDRGLLLSSAPCTLLGETAQTLWSALRKGVIGQPRLVYAELDDGMVHRMPHREWYSASGAPWPAADEFAVGCTLEHSGYVLTWLTAFFGPVRRVVTYAAELLPDKGVGETFHTPDFSCGVLEFHSGVVARVTNSIVGPRDHSVRIIGDEGVLSIADTFRFGEPVLLSKAHPPAMESGRIGYLGEFTEYPLVRPADFPHRYTDTHDIEFCRGIADMAEQLRGRGPGHLNARHALHVLELTLRLSGGDGAAGVHDIRTTFPAPAPMPWSNPGGAGDE
- a CDS encoding UDP-glucuronic acid decarboxylase family protein, which produces MARTVVTGGAGFVGSHLCDRLMADGHHVVCVDNFITGSVDNVAHLAGSGRFELVEADVSQGLAVDGPVDAVLHFASPASPVDYQKFPVETLKVGSFGTFNALELAKDKGARFLLASTSEVYGTALVHPQPESYWGNVNPVGPRSCYDEAKRFGEAATATYRERFGVDTGIVRIFNTFGPRMRTDDGRAIPNFIGQALRGEDITVSGDGTQTRSICYVDDLVEGIVRLLDSGLPGPVNIGNPYEISMLDLARWIQKLTGTDAELVHVPRPQDDPEVRRPDISYAERELGWTPRAPVEQALDDTITWYRDRLTAATPSGEGGVPDGSHR
- a CDS encoding carbamoyltransferase family protein, which codes for MIILGVNAGYHDSSAALVVDGRLTRVVETERVTRRKRAHHVSPAPAIQACLAAEGLTLASVDAIAVGWSFPAFPEYPGEGYTAEERAAFYEWMLDPEGVAEHVYGSKRRRRPLAPLPEDLPPLVFIPHHDAHAYSALLVSGLDRASVIVADGRGELNATSIGIADGSRLDWLKTWPLHQSLGEFYGIAAEWSGMDFWDAGKLMGLAAYGTPTQKLPVETGKDGYAFTLGDMSDVGPNKQHRALRERLETYFAEQTYPYRRGDGREIMAYANFAASVQDMLEHSMDAMFRVLEQAGGSDRLVVSGGVAMNCTMIGQLTRTPGITDVYVPSFPYDAGVSVGAALALSDRKGVALSTERLRSAYLGLDYGAQDIESALAGSGLIWERLAENDLLDRAAAILDGNGLLGWFQGRAEVGQRALGHRSIVGNPRDRGNLVRINELKGREMWRPLAPSVLAEHLGDLFEVGEARSPYDFMLAAARVRPEAASRIPATVHVDGSARPQAVRRETNPRFWGLIDRFRDLTGIPCVLNTSFNLAGEPIVNSPQDAVATFQKSDLTALVIGDYLVTKRS
- a CDS encoding HAD family hydrolase, giving the protein MLLDFDGPVCTLLPQDRLPVLAGRFTDVIRARGIPVPDTPPLRADPLESLRFAAGTGDADLTRALEDMMCAVEAEAAGEAPATDGAATALRDLHAAGLAVVIVSNNAAEAIRIHLERVGLAHCVAAVVGRPYARPWLMKPSPAPVRRALSLLSADPSGCVLIGDSVNDVQSATAAGVRCVGYAPDGGGRLLAAGADDVISHMGDAFHAVVTGPRRGNGSNQTWQEL
- a CDS encoding GNAT family N-acetyltransferase; translated protein: MGSERYRIEIHPLTGYLRDRNPGWHTLHRADPDATPFHHPDWIAAWWTVFAPSFEDAVVLSAHSGHDPVAVLPLALSRGADGELTACCAGNRLTDYCGWVADPRADHAGLLREMLTALAGSGVSAAHLWDVPAHSAMGRALHAAGPDARVTAEGGDVCPVVTFPRRWEDYWAARGRNLRGLVRKARRLESAAGPAATVLTSDPGPGRLKSFIDLHLAWWRSRGRDSLLEYPTAQDLLTALAERFRGTGNLLLSEQRCAGDVTAMFLLAEDGKARYYYQSALNPEFAHLHPGIVHMHDVARLTYDSGFSRFDLLRGEERYKVQFANQMSRNMNVVISLS